In Desulfonatronospira thiodismutans ASO3-1, a single window of DNA contains:
- a CDS encoding ATP-binding protein, with protein sequence MQELNPCPCGYLTHDQHPCTCTPTQIQRYRYRISGPLLDRIDLHIEVPSVPYEELKKARSSMDSGEMKASINRARQIQEKRYQDLPFLTNSQLSGKWLSEFCSLGQEEHAFLEVAVQRLALSARAHTRILRLARTVADLEGQEHISTAHLSEAINYRSLDRQDY encoded by the coding sequence TTGCAAGAGTTGAACCCATGCCCATGTGGGTATCTTACTCATGATCAGCATCCCTGCACCTGCACACCCACCCAGATCCAGCGTTACCGCTACCGCATCTCCGGTCCTCTTCTGGACCGCATTGATCTGCATATAGAAGTGCCTTCCGTGCCTTATGAAGAGTTGAAAAAGGCCAGAAGTTCCATGGATTCAGGGGAGATGAAGGCCAGCATCAACAGGGCCAGGCAGATTCAGGAGAAAAGATACCAGGACCTGCCTTTTCTGACCAACAGCCAGCTTTCGGGCAAATGGCTGTCTGAATTCTGCAGCCTGGGCCAGGAAGAGCATGCATTTCTGGAGGTGGCTGTTCAGCGTCTGGCCCTGTCCGCCAGGGCACATACCAGGATTCTGCGTCTGGCCAGGACCGTTGCCGATCTGGAAGGCCAGGAGCATATCAGTACAGCCCACCTGAGTGAAGCCATCAACTACCGCAGCCTGGACCGCCAGGATTATTGA